ACAGAGCCGCGTCGAATACGGTCTTCTCCCATTTTTTCATTATTAACCGCTTTGGCTGCAAAACCTAACGATTTAGCGTCAAGAGTCATTTTACGGCCATTGGGTAGTTGGATTTGTACTGCTTTCCGGGAAGCTTCCAATACAACCGCAGGAACCATTTTATCCACAGTATATAAAGTAGATAAATATTGGCTGACTGTTTCTTCAACATCATCTGTTTTGCTGAGGTCAATATAATTTTCCGCTCCTCTGTAACTGCTGCCTCGGTCAAAGTTTCTTAAGACTTTGCGCAATGCTTCGGTAGCAACACGCTGATTTGCGGTATTTACGGTTGTATAAACGTGAAAACCTTGAGTGTAGGCTTCTTCGCCATATTTTTCATATAGTTCTTGACGAACCATTTCTGCTACATACAACGCGTTTTGATCAATTTTTTGTACAAATCGCTCATAATGTAATTCTTCTTTTAATGCGTCGTCACGTTGCTGAGACGTAATCATCCCTTCTTCCAGCATATTATTCAGGATATAAGTTTGCCGCAGTTTGGCGCGTTCAGGATTCACAATGGGATTATATGCAGAAGGAGCCTTAGGTAGGCCGGCCAGCATGGCAGCCTCGGCCAAAGTCAAATCCTTAACATTTTTGTTGAAATAAATCTGCGCTGCCGAAGCAAACCCGTAAGCACGCTGCCCCAAGTAAATTTGGTTGAAGTAAAGCTCTAAAATCTTATCCTTGCTCAAGGATTGTTCAATTTTATAGGCTAAAAGTGCTTCATTAAATTTTCGGGTAAATGTACGTTCACTGCTTAAATAGAAGTTTTTGGCAACCTGTTGCGTAATAGTGCTTGCACCAGATTGAACGCCTCCCGCAACGATATTACTAATCGCTGCTCGGGCAATGCCCCAAACATCTACGCCCCAATGTTCGTAAAAGCGTTTGTCTTCTGCGGCAATAACCGCGTTCTTGAGAATATCGGGGAAGTCGTTGATTTTGGTAAATTCACGCCGTTGCTCACCATAGACGCCAATAATTTGCCCGTCTGCCGAGTAAATGGTCAATGGCATTTTGGGTTGGTAGTGTTGTAAGGAGTCTAAGGGGGGGAGTTTGGGGTAGGTTACTAAAATTGCTATAGCAATCAATCCAGTAGTAAAAATTGCTAGGCCTAACATCAAACCGATACAGGTTGTTATAATCTTTTTAATCATGACTAGGTAATAATTTTGCCATTATTGGTATTAAATAAAGTAAAATAGATATCGATTTCTATAAAACACGGCATTTCTCGTGTAAAGAGGAAGTCCTTTACGGATATCGAAACAGTTACTCACTCCTAATAATACAGGGAAATCTTATGATTGGCTTGTCAAAAAACCCTAAAAATACAACTGGTAAGGCTGGAAAGTCCTCTTCAGGGTTAAGCAACCGTTCTTCCATCGGCATCGATATTAGTCAGCATGCCATCAAGATGGTTCAGCTGTCAGGGCGTAGTTTAAACCAAATTCAGTTGGAAAAATACGTTATTACTAAATTACCTAAAAATATTGTAAAAGGTAACAAAATTCAAGATTACGACCAGCTTGTTACTTATTTGCAACATGCATATTCGCAATTACGCAGTTCTTGCAAGAATATTATTGCAGCTATCCCTCAAGGATTGGCGACGATCGAGCAAGTGGTTTATTCACAAAAAGATACTGAGTTGGATTTGGATGAATTTGCAGAATCTGAAATCTCCTCGATCGGGCCTATCGATGAAATAAACTATGATTATCAGGTCGTAGGTGCGTCTGTTATTCCAGCAGGGCAGCAGATTTTGACGGTTGCAGCGCGTAAGGATGATGTTGAGCCTATGATCGAAATGTTTGAGGGGGCGGGATTGTCCTTATCGGCGTTAGATTTAGATTTATTGGCGCAGCATAATGCCTTCGTATTTTGGATTAACCAGTACGCTCCTGAATTAACAAATGAAAAAGTTGCTATATTTGGGATTTATGCAACACAGATGTATGCGCTGATTATTCAGAATGGGCAAATTCTATACAAGCAGGAAATGCCTGTAAGTACTGAGCAATTGAACCAGTTGATTCAACGTACATATCAGGTTACAGAAGAAAAAGCTGCTCAAATGATGGTATCTACGAGCAAGCCAACTGATTATCAAACACAAATCGCAGACCGCTTCAATGTTCAAGTGGCTCAGGAAGTGCAAAGAGTACTACAGTTTTATTACACCACACAGCCGACAGATGCTTTTTCGAATGTGAAGCATATTTTATTAACTGGTTCTGCATCACAACAGACTGGTTTGGCTGAAAGCATTTTTTCGCAGACAAATACAGCGACACAATGTATTCAACCAGTTACATATGTGGAGCGAGGTGGTAAGGTCGATTTGTCACAGTTACAAGTTGATGCTTCTGCTTTGACACTTGCATTTGGATTAGCATTAAGGGGATTGTAATATGACTGAATTAATTAAAATTAACCTTCTTCCATATAGAGAAGAAATTAAGCAACGTAAAAGACAGCAATTTAAAATTTTGATGCTTTCTTCGTTATTAATAGGAGTTGGTTTATCTGCAATAGCTTATTTAGCGATCAATAATGCTATTAGTGATCAAGAAAGTAGGAATGCATTTTTGGAAGCAGAAATTACCAAGTTAGATAATGATTTAGGAGAAATAAAAAAATTACAGCAGGAAAAAGAAAACTTCTTGGCTAAAAAGCAAAAAGTCGAGGAGTTGCAAGAAAAACGCTCCCAAGCTGCATATATCATCGACAGTTTGAATGTGGTTATTCCAGATAATACTTATATCACATCTCTTGATGCAGAAAATCCGACCTCTTATAAGATTACAGGCCGAGCGATTAGCGATAATAAAATTGCCATGTTTATGCGGTCTTTGCCAAGTACAGGTATTTTTATGCAGCCAGAACTCTTGGAAATTAAGAAAATTGATAATTATCAAGAGTTCAATATTAAATCTATGATTGGTTCCTCGAGTATTCCAGTCAAGTCGGAGAGAGAAGTAATTAATGATGATTCGACGAAAGCACAGAACGGGGAGGAAAAGTAAATGGCCTCAGCTAAAGTAAAAAATTTGGATATTCAGAATTTATATTTGTTGAATCCTGCTGCAAAGTTTGTATTAGCTGCGTTAGCGATTGCAGGAGTATTGGCTGTTGGTTATGCAGCAGTATTTCGTGAACAGCTGGAAACACTCTCAACCCAAGAGGAAAGGGAAGTCGAGTTAAAGGAAACATATACGAAAAAGAGCATTGAGGCTGCAAGTTTAGATAACTTGAAAGCCGAATTAGCCTCTATTCGTTCTTCATTTGACATCTTGTTAAAACAGCTGCCGACTGATGCTGAAATTCCTACTTTGATTCAAGAATTGCACCAGGCAGGTTCAGCAAACGGCCTTCGTTTAGATAGTGTAATTCCACAGGTTCCAGTCAATGATGGGCCGATACAGAAGTTGCCGTATGAAATATCGATTACGGGCAAATATAATCAGATTAATCAATTTGCTAGAGATGTTGGTGGGTTGTCGCGGATTATTACATTAGAGTCGTTAAAAATATCGCATGTCTCAGATGGTAAAAATAGCAAAGATATTAAAAACGATACTTTGATACTCAGAGCAATTGCGACGACGTATAAAGCCCGCCCAGCAGATGAAGTAGCAGCAGAACTTGCCACTCAGCAGAGTCAGGCACAGGGGAATTCAGAAAATGGCCAAGCCAATTCTGAACAAAAATAATAAATGATAGGAAAATCATGAAAAATAAAATTTTCTTACTTACAAGTATCCTGTCATTGACGGGGTGTACACCGGCATATGACGATTTGAATGAGTGGATGACTAAGACACGTCAGGATGCTAAGTCTCATATCATTCCATTTGAGGCTCCGGTAGTGAACCCTCCGGCTGTTTATAATCCACCAGCTTACAGTGGTTTAAATGCATTCGATTTTCGACGGTTGGATAATGCACCTAAAGGTAGCAACGCTCCAAATCCCAATCGCCCAAAAGAAGCATTGGAAGCATTCAGTTTAGAAAATATGCGGTACGTAGGGATGCTGAGCAATGGCAGTAAAACTGTCGGTTTTATTGATGTAAATGGACATGTCTATACAGTTTATCCGGGGAACTATATCGGACAAAATTATGGAAAAATCCAAAGCATTACTGATGATTTGATTGTTTTGACAGAGTTGGTTGAGGATAGTTCGGGCAATTGGATTTATCGAAAGGCGGAATTGCCATTAAGCAATAATGCTGAAAATAGTTCAAATGATGCCAGTAATGCTTCAGCAACGAATTCAAACTAATTTAAGGGGTCTCACTTCATGAAAACTAAGAATATGACGAAATTATTTGCCGGCATCAGTATGATTGCAGCAGCACAAATTGCATTGGCTGGTAATATTACTGATATTAATGTATCAACTTTGCCG
Above is a window of Neisseria mucosa DNA encoding:
- a CDS encoding pilus assembly protein PilO → MASAKVKNLDIQNLYLLNPAAKFVLAALAIAGVLAVGYAAVFREQLETLSTQEEREVELKETYTKKSIEAASLDNLKAELASIRSSFDILLKQLPTDAEIPTLIQELHQAGSANGLRLDSVIPQVPVNDGPIQKLPYEISITGKYNQINQFARDVGGLSRIITLESLKISHVSDGKNSKDIKNDTLILRAIATTYKARPADEVAAELATQQSQAQGNSENGQANSEQK
- a CDS encoding penicillin-binding protein 1A; its protein translation is MIKKIITTCIGLMLGLAIFTTGLIAIAILVTYPKLPPLDSLQHYQPKMPLTIYSADGQIIGVYGEQRREFTKINDFPDILKNAVIAAEDKRFYEHWGVDVWGIARAAISNIVAGGVQSGASTITQQVAKNFYLSSERTFTRKFNEALLAYKIEQSLSKDKILELYFNQIYLGQRAYGFASAAQIYFNKNVKDLTLAEAAMLAGLPKAPSAYNPIVNPERAKLRQTYILNNMLEEGMITSQQRDDALKEELHYERFVQKIDQNALYVAEMVRQELYEKYGEEAYTQGFHVYTTVNTANQRVATEALRKVLRNFDRGSSYRGAENYIDLSKTDDVEETVSQYLSTLYTVDKMVPAVVLEASRKAVQIQLPNGRKMTLDAKSLGFAAKAVNNEKMGEDRIRRGSVIRVKNIGNGWTVVQEPLLQGALVSLDAKTGAVQALVGGYDYHSKTFNRATQAMRQPGSTFKPFVYSAALAKGMTASTMINDAPISLPGKGANGSVWSPKNSDGRYSGYITLRQALTASKNMVSIRILMSIGIGYTQQYAQRFGFKPSELPASLSMALGTGETTPLRIAEAYSVFANGGYKISAYVIDKIYDSQGRLKAQMQPLIAGENAPQAIDPRNAYIMYKIMQDVVRAGTARGASALGRSDIAGKTGTTNDNKDAWFVGFNPKVVTAVYVGFDKPRSMGRAGYGGTIAVPVWVDYMRYALKGTENKGMKAPEGIVSNGGEYYMKERLTTSSDLALENGGVAPHPTTQPSRRTRQPSDNNMSDTQNSSRPGRQELQEEPVLPSNTGNNKQLDSLF
- a CDS encoding pilus assembly protein PilP, with translation MTELIKINLLPYREEIKQRKRQQFKILMLSSLLIGVGLSAIAYLAINNAISDQESRNAFLEAEITKLDNDLGEIKKLQQEKENFLAKKQKVEELQEKRSQAAYIIDSLNVVIPDNTYITSLDAENPTSYKITGRAISDNKIAMFMRSLPSTGIFMQPELLEIKKIDNYQEFNIKSMIGSSSIPVKSEREVINDDSTKAQNGEEK
- a CDS encoding pilin assembly protein, giving the protein MKNKIFLLTSILSLTGCTPAYDDLNEWMTKTRQDAKSHIIPFEAPVVNPPAVYNPPAYSGLNAFDFRRLDNAPKGSNAPNPNRPKEALEAFSLENMRYVGMLSNGSKTVGFIDVNGHVYTVYPGNYIGQNYGKIQSITDDLIVLTELVEDSSGNWIYRKAELPLSNNAENSSNDASNASATNSN
- a CDS encoding pilus assembly protein PilM, which encodes MIGLSKNPKNTTGKAGKSSSGLSNRSSIGIDISQHAIKMVQLSGRSLNQIQLEKYVITKLPKNIVKGNKIQDYDQLVTYLQHAYSQLRSSCKNIIAAIPQGLATIEQVVYSQKDTELDLDEFAESEISSIGPIDEINYDYQVVGASVIPAGQQILTVAARKDDVEPMIEMFEGAGLSLSALDLDLLAQHNAFVFWINQYAPELTNEKVAIFGIYATQMYALIIQNGQILYKQEMPVSTEQLNQLIQRTYQVTEEKAAQMMVSTSKPTDYQTQIADRFNVQVAQEVQRVLQFYYTTQPTDAFSNVKHILLTGSASQQTGLAESIFSQTNTATQCIQPVTYVERGGKVDLSQLQVDASALTLAFGLALRGL